Proteins encoded together in one Caballeronia sp. NK8 window:
- a CDS encoding glutathione S-transferase family protein has protein sequence MILIGQYDSPFVRRVAIALKLYDIAYEHRPWSVFGDADKIAPFNPLIRVPTLVLDSGDVLIESTMILDYLDEQAGAARVMIAPDGPLRREALKVCALATGLADKAVALVYERVLHKERSQKWLDRCTGQVERVLNALEADRAARATPYWFGDAIGHADITVACALRFAREAHPELFSSTRWPTLIGHSDRCETLPVFRAIVQPFNPPK, from the coding sequence TTGATCCTGATCGGCCAATACGATTCCCCGTTCGTGCGGCGCGTCGCCATCGCGCTGAAGCTGTACGACATTGCGTATGAGCATCGCCCGTGGTCGGTGTTCGGCGATGCCGACAAGATCGCGCCCTTCAATCCGCTGATCCGCGTGCCGACGCTCGTGCTCGATTCCGGCGACGTGCTCATCGAGAGCACGATGATCCTCGATTACCTCGATGAACAGGCGGGCGCCGCGCGCGTGATGATCGCGCCGGACGGCCCGCTGCGGCGTGAAGCACTGAAGGTCTGCGCGCTCGCGACAGGCCTGGCCGACAAGGCCGTCGCGCTCGTCTATGAACGGGTGCTGCACAAGGAAAGATCGCAGAAATGGCTCGATCGCTGCACGGGGCAGGTCGAGCGCGTGTTGAACGCGCTGGAAGCGGACCGCGCCGCGCGTGCGACGCCTTACTGGTTCGGCGATGCGATCGGGCACGCCGACATCACCGTGGCCTGCGCGCTGCGCTTCGCGCGCGAGGCGCATCCGGAGCTCTTCAGTTCGACGCGCTGGCCGACGCTCATCGGCCATAGCGACCGCTGCGAGACGCTGCCCGTGTTCCGGGCGATCGTGCAGCCGTTCAATCCGCCGAAGTAG
- the tsaD gene encoding tRNA (adenosine(37)-N6)-threonylcarbamoyltransferase complex transferase subunit TsaD produces the protein MLVLGIESSCDETGLALYDTGRGLLSHALHSQIAMHRDYGGVVPELASRDHIRRALPLLEEVLEQSGAQRGDIDAIAFTQGPGLAGALLVGASIANALAMAWDKPTVGIHHLEGHLLSPLLVDAPPPFPFVALLVSGGHTQLMRVTDVGVYETLGETLDDAAGEAFDKTAKLLGLGYPGGPEVSRLAEFGTPGAVTLPRPMLHSGDLDFSFSGLKTAVLTQSRKLGNNVCEQAKADLARGFVDAAVDVLVAKSLAALKKTGLKRLVVAGGVGANRQLREALSAAAKKRRFDVHYPDLSLCTDNGAMIALAGALRLSRWPEQAVRDYAFTVKPRWDLTSLARA, from the coding sequence ATGCTCGTTCTCGGCATCGAAAGCTCCTGCGACGAAACCGGCCTCGCCCTCTACGACACCGGGCGCGGCCTGCTTTCGCACGCCCTTCACTCGCAGATCGCGATGCATCGCGATTACGGCGGCGTCGTGCCGGAACTGGCTTCGCGCGATCACATCCGGCGCGCGCTGCCGCTGCTGGAAGAAGTGCTCGAGCAATCCGGCGCGCAGCGTGGCGACATCGACGCCATCGCGTTCACGCAGGGGCCGGGACTCGCGGGCGCGCTCCTGGTCGGCGCAAGCATCGCCAATGCGCTCGCGATGGCATGGGATAAACCGACCGTCGGCATCCATCATCTGGAAGGGCATCTGCTGTCGCCGCTGCTCGTCGATGCGCCGCCGCCGTTTCCGTTCGTCGCGCTGCTCGTGTCGGGCGGCCACACGCAACTGATGCGCGTAACCGACGTCGGCGTGTACGAGACGCTCGGTGAAACCCTCGACGATGCCGCCGGCGAAGCCTTCGACAAAACCGCGAAGCTGCTCGGCCTCGGCTATCCGGGCGGGCCGGAAGTGTCGCGGCTCGCGGAGTTCGGCACGCCCGGCGCGGTGACGCTGCCCCGTCCGATGCTTCATTCCGGCGATCTCGATTTCAGTTTCAGCGGCCTGAAAACCGCCGTGCTCACGCAGAGCCGCAAGCTCGGCAACAACGTATGCGAGCAGGCGAAGGCCGATCTCGCGCGCGGTTTCGTCGATGCCGCCGTGGATGTGCTTGTCGCCAAGTCGCTGGCCGCGCTGAAGAAGACGGGCTTGAAGCGGCTGGTCGTGGCGGGCGGTGTCGGCGCGAACCGGCAGTTGCGCGAAGCGCTGTCGGCGGCGGCGAAGAAGCGCCGCTTCGACGTGCATTACCCCGATCTCTCGCTGTGCACCGACAACGGCGCGATGATCGCGCTCGCCGGTGCGCTTAGGCTTTCGCGCTGGCCGGAGCAGGCCGTGCGCGACTACGCGTTCACCGTGAAGCCGCGCTGGGATCTCACCTCGCTCGCGCGCGCCTAA
- a CDS encoding NAD(P)/FAD-dependent oxidoreductase: MESFDIAVIGAGAAGMMCAAVAAQSGRRVVLIDHAERLAEKIRISGGGRCNFTNVNAQPANFLSANPHFCRSALARYTPRDFLALLKQYRVKWHEKHKGQLFCDDSSDTIIDVLKSECDAGGVAWRRPVAVHEIRHDGARFALDTSAGAICAAALVIATGGLSIPKIGATDFGYRVAKQFGHTLVDTRPALVPLTFTSADWAPFAALSGLSLPVRISAGKGKTRGEFDEDLLLTHRGVSGPGVLQISSYWNTSEPIHVDLLPDVDATQMLIEAKAGSKKQIGNFLGEHVPARLAHVWLEAQRVSVDARLADLPGRTLKALGASLSDWTLTPSGTEGYRKAEVTRGGVDTRELSSATMMSERMPGLYFIGEAVDVTGWLGGYNFQWAWASGVAAGKAAAELARDAASAA, translated from the coding sequence ATGGAATCCTTCGATATCGCCGTCATCGGCGCGGGCGCGGCCGGCATGATGTGCGCGGCCGTGGCCGCTCAATCCGGGCGCCGCGTCGTGCTCATCGACCACGCCGAACGTCTCGCCGAGAAAATCCGCATCTCCGGCGGCGGACGCTGCAACTTCACCAACGTCAATGCGCAGCCGGCCAATTTTCTGTCGGCGAATCCGCATTTTTGCCGCTCCGCGCTCGCGCGCTACACGCCGCGCGATTTTCTCGCGCTGCTCAAGCAGTACCGCGTCAAATGGCACGAGAAGCACAAAGGCCAGCTCTTTTGCGACGACTCCAGCGACACCATCATCGACGTGCTGAAAAGCGAGTGCGATGCGGGCGGCGTCGCGTGGCGGCGTCCGGTCGCCGTGCATGAGATCCGGCACGATGGCGCGCGTTTCGCGCTCGATACGAGCGCGGGCGCGATCTGCGCGGCGGCGCTCGTGATCGCGACCGGCGGCCTGTCGATTCCGAAGATCGGCGCGACGGATTTCGGCTATCGCGTCGCAAAGCAGTTCGGCCACACGCTCGTCGATACGCGTCCGGCGCTCGTGCCGCTCACATTCACGTCGGCTGACTGGGCGCCGTTCGCCGCGCTCTCGGGACTCTCGTTGCCGGTTCGCATCAGCGCGGGAAAGGGCAAGACACGCGGCGAGTTCGACGAGGACTTGCTGCTCACGCATCGCGGCGTGTCGGGGCCCGGCGTGCTGCAGATTTCGAGCTACTGGAATACGTCGGAGCCGATTCACGTCGATCTGCTTCCCGATGTCGACGCCACCCAGATGCTGATCGAGGCGAAAGCGGGCTCGAAAAAGCAGATCGGCAATTTTCTGGGCGAGCACGTGCCGGCGCGTCTCGCGCATGTGTGGCTCGAGGCGCAGCGCGTGTCCGTCGATGCGCGGCTCGCCGATCTGCCCGGCCGCACCCTGAAGGCACTCGGCGCGTCGCTGTCGGACTGGACGCTCACGCCGAGCGGCACCGAAGGCTATCGCAAGGCCGAAGTCACGCGCGGCGGCGTCGACACGCGCGAGCTTTCGTCGGCGACGATGATGAGCGAACGCATGCCCGGGCTCTATTTCATCGGCGAGGCGGTGGATGTCACCGGCTGGCTCGGCGGCTACAACTTCCAGTGGGCGTGGGCGTCGGGCGTGGCGGCTGGAAAGGCCGCCGCCGAGCTCGCGCGAGACGCGGCGAGCGCCGCCTGA
- the folE2 gene encoding GTP cyclohydrolase FolE2, with protein sequence MNQMNPAFVMPDVQSTPDTRQIAIQRVGVKGVRYPLTVLTEDGLKPTVGVWNLDVHLPAEQKGTHMSRFVALLEENRLPLDQHALRGMLALMLAKLEAHSGRIEVTLPYFVMKTAPVSGVKSLLDYEVTFIAERRDGDTRMSIKVLVPVTSLCPCSKKISQYGAHNQRSHVTISAELSEDIAVEDLIRIAEEEASCELWGLLKRPDEKFVTERAYENPKFVEDLVRDIATRLNADARIVAYVLEAENFESIHNHSAYAVIERDKRRDA encoded by the coding sequence ATGAATCAGATGAATCCCGCCTTCGTGATGCCCGACGTCCAGAGCACCCCCGACACACGTCAGATCGCGATTCAGCGCGTCGGCGTGAAGGGCGTGCGCTATCCGCTGACGGTATTGACGGAAGACGGGCTGAAGCCGACCGTCGGCGTATGGAATCTCGACGTTCACCTGCCTGCCGAGCAAAAGGGCACGCATATGTCGCGTTTCGTTGCGTTGCTCGAAGAAAATCGCCTGCCGCTCGATCAACACGCGTTGCGCGGCATGCTCGCCCTGATGCTGGCGAAACTCGAGGCGCATTCCGGCCGTATCGAAGTGACGTTGCCGTACTTTGTGATGAAGACCGCGCCGGTCTCGGGCGTGAAGAGTCTGCTGGACTACGAAGTGACCTTCATCGCGGAGCGGCGCGACGGCGACACGCGCATGTCAATCAAGGTGCTCGTGCCCGTGACGAGTCTGTGCCCGTGTTCGAAGAAGATTTCGCAATATGGCGCGCACAACCAGCGCTCGCACGTCACGATTTCGGCGGAGCTGAGCGAGGATATCGCGGTCGAGGATCTGATTCGCATCGCCGAGGAAGAGGCGTCGTGCGAACTGTGGGGCTTGCTCAAGCGCCCGGACGAGAAGTTCGTGACCGAGCGCGCGTATGAAAATCCCAAGTTCGTCGAAGACCTCGTGCGCGATATCGCGACGCGCCTGAACGCGGATGCGCGCATCGTCGCGTACGTGCTCGAAGCCGAGAACTTCGAGTCGATCCACAATCACAGCGCCTACGCGGTGATCGAGCGGGACAAGCGCCGCGACGCCTGA
- a CDS encoding LysR substrate-binding domain-containing protein, with amino-acid sequence MSQTTFDLAVLRSFVAGMDLGSFAKAADRVGRSTSAVSAQLRKLEEQAGAPLFRKAGRGLALTDAGEVMLGYARRLVELNDEAAVAIRGVDLEGWIRLGLQEDFGEVVLPDVLGRFARAHPKVRIEARVARNTELLERIDSGQLDLALVWGASGVTDDSNAAMIAEPIAAPPMRWIASSTVPWHFDADEPLPLIAFDRPCLFHSAAAAALDRADIKWRVAFTSPSLSGLWAAAAAGLGVTVRTSYGLPSTVRALDAGEGGLPALPSIPLALHRASASASPPVERLAALVMASVRQAHVPSETALA; translated from the coding sequence ATGAGCCAGACGACCTTCGATCTCGCGGTGCTGCGCAGCTTCGTCGCCGGAATGGACTTGGGCAGCTTCGCGAAGGCAGCGGACCGCGTCGGACGTTCGACATCGGCAGTGAGCGCGCAGTTACGCAAGCTGGAGGAGCAGGCGGGCGCGCCGCTGTTTCGCAAGGCCGGACGCGGGCTTGCGCTCACCGACGCCGGCGAGGTGATGCTCGGTTACGCGCGGCGCCTGGTTGAACTGAACGACGAGGCCGCCGTGGCGATTCGCGGCGTCGATCTGGAAGGATGGATCCGGCTCGGCTTGCAGGAAGATTTCGGCGAAGTGGTATTGCCGGATGTGCTCGGCCGGTTTGCGCGGGCGCATCCGAAAGTGCGGATCGAAGCGCGGGTCGCGCGCAATACCGAATTGCTGGAGCGCATCGATTCGGGGCAACTCGATCTCGCGCTCGTGTGGGGCGCAAGCGGCGTCACGGACGACAGCAACGCCGCGATGATCGCGGAACCGATCGCCGCGCCGCCGATGCGCTGGATCGCGTCATCGACGGTTCCGTGGCACTTCGACGCCGACGAACCCCTGCCGCTCATCGCGTTCGACCGGCCTTGCCTCTTTCACAGCGCCGCGGCTGCTGCGCTGGATCGCGCGGACATCAAGTGGCGCGTCGCGTTCACGAGCCCGAGCTTGTCGGGGCTGTGGGCAGCGGCGGCGGCGGGCTTGGGCGTCACCGTGCGTACGAGCTACGGATTGCCGTCGACGGTTCGCGCGCTCGACGCCGGCGAAGGCGGATTGCCCGCTCTGCCATCGATTCCGCTGGCGCTGCATCGCGCATCGGCAAGCGCGTCGCCGCCGGTCGAGCGGCTGGCAGCGCTCGTGATGGCATCGGTGCGGCAAGCGCACGTTCCATCGGAAACGGCGCTCGCCTGA
- the dxs gene encoding 1-deoxy-D-xylulose-5-phosphate synthase, protein MYDLLKTIDDPADLRALDRRQLQPLADELRAYVLDSVSQTGGHLSSNLGTVELTIALHYVFDTPNDRIVWDVGHQTYPHKILTGRRDQMPGLRQLGGISGFPRRSESEFDTFGTAHSSTSISAALGMAIANKLQGDNRFSIAVIGDGAMTAGMAFEAMNNAGVADDVPLLVILNDNDMSISPPVGALNRHLARLMSGRFYAAARAGVERVLRHAPPVLDLARKLEEHAKGMIVPATLFEEFGFNYIGPIDGHDLDSLIPTLQNIKELRGPQFLHVVTKKGQGYKLAEADPVLYHGPGKFNPAEGIKPSTAPSKKTYTQVFGEWLCDAAAQDSRVVGITPAMREGSGMVEFEKRFPDRYFDVGIAEQHAVTFAGGLAADGMKPVVAIYSTFLQRGYDQLIHDVALQNLPVVFAIDRAGLVGADGATHAGNYDLAFLRCIPNMTVMAASDENECRQMLYTALQQPNPTAVRYPRGAGTGVATVKQMTAIPLGRGEIRRESSQKLGSGKRIAICAFGTMVAPSLAAAEELDLTVANMRFVKPVDADLLRELAATHDAIVTIEEGAIMGGAGSACVEALLASSIIKPVLQLGLPDLFIDHGDPAKLLSSVGLDAAGIARSIRERFLDAIESANAGKLTKRVA, encoded by the coding sequence ATGTACGACTTGCTGAAAACCATCGACGATCCGGCCGATTTGCGGGCCCTCGATCGCCGCCAACTGCAACCGCTGGCCGACGAGCTGCGGGCCTACGTGCTCGACAGCGTGTCCCAGACGGGCGGCCATCTGTCGTCCAATCTGGGCACGGTCGAGCTGACGATCGCGTTGCACTATGTGTTCGATACGCCTAATGACCGCATCGTATGGGATGTCGGCCATCAGACGTATCCGCACAAGATCCTGACGGGCCGTCGCGATCAGATGCCGGGCCTGCGTCAACTGGGCGGCATTTCCGGCTTCCCGCGACGCTCCGAGTCCGAATTCGACACCTTCGGCACCGCGCACTCGAGCACGTCGATTTCGGCGGCGCTCGGCATGGCGATCGCCAACAAGCTGCAGGGCGACAACCGCTTCTCGATCGCCGTGATCGGCGACGGCGCGATGACCGCCGGCATGGCTTTCGAGGCGATGAACAACGCAGGCGTCGCCGACGACGTCCCGCTGCTCGTCATCCTCAACGACAACGACATGTCGATCTCGCCGCCGGTCGGCGCGTTGAATCGCCATCTCGCGCGCCTGATGTCGGGCCGCTTCTACGCCGCCGCGCGCGCGGGCGTGGAACGCGTGCTGCGTCACGCACCGCCGGTGCTCGACCTCGCCCGCAAGCTCGAAGAGCACGCGAAGGGCATGATCGTGCCGGCCACGCTGTTCGAGGAATTCGGCTTCAACTACATCGGGCCGATCGACGGTCACGATCTCGATTCGCTGATCCCGACGCTGCAGAACATCAAGGAACTGCGCGGCCCGCAATTCCTGCACGTCGTGACGAAGAAAGGCCAGGGCTACAAGCTCGCCGAAGCCGATCCGGTGCTTTATCACGGTCCGGGCAAGTTCAATCCGGCCGAGGGCATCAAGCCGTCGACGGCGCCTTCGAAAAAGACTTATACGCAAGTGTTCGGCGAGTGGCTGTGCGACGCCGCGGCGCAGGATTCGCGCGTGGTCGGCATCACGCCGGCGATGCGCGAAGGCTCCGGCATGGTCGAGTTCGAGAAGCGCTTCCCGGACCGTTATTTCGATGTCGGCATCGCCGAGCAGCATGCGGTCACGTTCGCGGGCGGGCTGGCTGCGGACGGCATGAAGCCCGTCGTCGCGATCTATTCGACCTTCCTGCAACGCGGCTACGACCAGCTGATCCACGACGTCGCGCTGCAGAATCTGCCGGTCGTGTTCGCGATCGATCGCGCGGGTCTCGTCGGCGCGGATGGCGCGACGCACGCTGGCAACTACGATCTCGCCTTCCTGCGCTGCATTCCGAACATGACCGTGATGGCCGCATCGGATGAAAACGAGTGCCGCCAGATGCTCTACACGGCCTTGCAGCAGCCGAACCCGACGGCAGTGCGCTATCCGCGCGGCGCGGGCACCGGCGTTGCGACGGTCAAGCAGATGACCGCGATTCCCCTCGGCCGTGGCGAGATTCGCCGCGAGTCGTCGCAGAAGCTCGGCTCGGGCAAGCGCATCGCGATCTGCGCATTCGGCACGATGGTGGCGCCGTCGCTCGCAGCGGCGGAAGAACTCGATCTGACCGTCGCCAACATGCGCTTCGTGAAGCCTGTCGACGCCGACCTGCTTCGCGAACTCGCCGCGACGCACGACGCCATCGTGACGATCGAGGAAGGCGCGATCATGGGCGGCGCGGGTTCCGCGTGCGTCGAAGCGCTGCTCGCCAGCTCGATTATCAAGCCCGTGCTGCAACTCGGCCTCCCGGACCTTTTCATCGATCACGGCGATCCGGCCAAACTGCTGTCGAGCGTCGGACTGGACGCGGCCGGCATTGCGCGCTCGATTCGCGAACGCTTCCTCGATGCGATCGAAAGCGCCAACGCAGGCAAGCTGACCAAGCGCGTCGCCTGA
- a CDS encoding GatB/YqeY domain-containing protein codes for MSLKDQINDDMKTAMRAKETERLGTIRLLLAGIKQREVDDRVTLDDAGITAVIDKMIKQRKDSISQFEAAGRTDLADKEKAELVVLAAYMPEQLSAEAIAAEVQAAVAATGAAGPQDMGKVMGVLKPKLAGKADMTAVSAQVKAALAK; via the coding sequence ATGAGCCTCAAAGACCAGATCAACGACGACATGAAGACTGCCATGCGCGCAAAGGAAACCGAGCGCCTCGGCACGATTCGCCTGCTGCTCGCGGGAATCAAGCAGCGCGAAGTCGACGATCGCGTCACGCTCGACGACGCGGGCATCACCGCCGTCATCGACAAGATGATCAAGCAGCGCAAGGATTCGATCAGCCAGTTCGAAGCCGCGGGCCGCACCGATCTCGCCGACAAGGAAAAAGCGGAACTGGTGGTGCTCGCGGCGTACATGCCCGAACAGCTCTCCGCCGAAGCGATCGCCGCCGAGGTCCAGGCCGCCGTCGCCGCGACAGGCGCCGCCGGTCCGCAGGACATGGGCAAGGTGATGGGCGTGCTCAAGCCGAAACTTGCCGGCAAGGCCGACATGACCGCGGTTTCGGCGCAGGTGAAGGCCGCACTCGCCAAGTAA
- a CDS encoding exodeoxyribonuclease VII small subunit has translation MAKTAVQETGDKTGADAQSADAAQLPENYEAALAELESLVARMEEGALSLEESLAAYRRGAALVGFCQQQLEKVEQQVRVLDGETLKPLPAEVQRATQGAGATNDNGDDDL, from the coding sequence GAAACAGGCGACAAAACCGGCGCCGACGCACAGAGCGCGGACGCCGCGCAGCTTCCGGAAAACTACGAGGCAGCGCTGGCAGAACTCGAATCGCTCGTCGCGCGCATGGAAGAGGGCGCGCTGAGTCTCGAGGAATCGCTCGCGGCGTATCGCCGCGGCGCGGCGCTTGTGGGCTTTTGCCAACAGCAGCTCGAGAAAGTCGAGCAGCAGGTACGCGTGCTCGACGGCGAGACGCTCAAGCCGCTGCCCGCCGAGGTACAGCGCGCCACCCAGGGTGCCGGAGCGACAAACGACAACGGGGACGACGACCTATGA
- a CDS encoding MFS transporter, producing MATPLVLKSKNAPVLGGGHRWKVLTVGVAANASFSAAAAGIPTTAVWMRSGYHLNNGELGLALGALGLGVALSELPWGVLTDRWGDRPVLLTGLLSTAAVLVAMSLYAVPSSATLGWLVFAMCALGLLGGSVNGSSGRAVMAWFAEGERGLAMSIRQTAVPLGGGIGAALLPWLASSHGFAAVYGALAAMCAVSGAFAWRWLHEPPDAVHRAAPSKGAAPLKNALVWRVVLGIGILCVPQFAVLTFATVFLHDAGHFGVTAISATMGAIQLGAMAMRVWSGRHTDRRGNRRAYLRGSVIVASMSFVVLAAAIASGAARAPLLLSTMLVFAGICVSAWHGVAYTELATLAGTARAGTALGMANTAVYAGFFVTPLVIPQVLAISSWPVVWLAAGACASLAWLLFPKPARP from the coding sequence ATGGCCACTCCTCTCGTACTGAAATCGAAAAATGCGCCCGTGCTCGGCGGCGGGCATCGCTGGAAGGTGCTCACCGTCGGCGTGGCGGCCAACGCGAGCTTCTCGGCAGCGGCCGCGGGTATTCCGACCACCGCCGTGTGGATGCGCAGCGGCTATCACCTGAACAACGGCGAACTGGGCCTCGCGCTCGGCGCGCTCGGTCTGGGCGTCGCGCTCTCCGAGTTGCCGTGGGGCGTGCTGACGGATCGCTGGGGCGATCGTCCCGTGCTGCTGACCGGTTTGCTGTCGACGGCGGCGGTGCTCGTCGCGATGAGCCTGTACGCGGTGCCGTCATCGGCGACGCTCGGCTGGCTCGTCTTCGCGATGTGCGCGCTGGGGCTCCTCGGCGGCAGCGTCAACGGATCGAGTGGGCGCGCGGTGATGGCGTGGTTTGCCGAGGGCGAGCGCGGCCTCGCGATGAGCATCCGGCAGACCGCGGTGCCGCTCGGTGGCGGGATCGGCGCGGCATTGCTGCCGTGGCTGGCTTCGTCGCATGGCTTCGCGGCGGTCTACGGCGCGCTGGCGGCGATGTGCGCGGTGTCCGGCGCGTTCGCCTGGCGCTGGCTGCATGAGCCGCCGGACGCGGTGCATCGCGCGGCGCCGAGCAAAGGCGCTGCGCCGTTGAAGAACGCGCTCGTCTGGCGCGTGGTGCTTGGCATCGGCATCCTGTGCGTGCCGCAGTTCGCGGTGCTGACCTTCGCGACCGTGTTCCTGCACGATGCCGGCCATTTCGGCGTGACGGCGATCAGCGCGACGATGGGCGCGATCCAGCTCGGCGCGATGGCCATGCGCGTGTGGAGCGGCCGTCACACGGACCGCCGCGGCAATCGGCGCGCGTACTTGCGTGGGTCGGTGATCGTGGCGTCGATGTCGTTCGTCGTGCTGGCCGCGGCGATCGCGAGCGGCGCGGCGCGTGCGCCCTTGCTGCTCTCGACGATGCTCGTGTTCGCCGGCATCTGCGTGTCCGCGTGGCACGGCGTCGCGTACACGGAACTGGCGACGCTGGCTGGCACCGCCCGCGCCGGCACCGCGCTCGGCATGGCGAACACGGCGGTGTACGCTGGGTTTTTCGTGACGCCGCTCGTCATTCCGCAGGTGCTCGCGATCAGTTCATGGCCTGTCGTATGGCTGGCGGCGGGCGCGTGCGCGTCGTTGGCGTGGCTGTTGTTTCCGAAGCCCGCGCGACCTTAA
- a CDS encoding polyprenyl synthetase family protein, with translation MTFEQWMRATLDRVETALEHYLPGTDVAPARLHEAMRYAVLGGGKRVRPLLVHAAGELTGASAQAVEAASAALEMIHVYSLVHDDMPAMDDDALRRGKPTVHIQYDEATALLVGDALQSQAFVALTAAANGLNDAQQAALVRELALASGSLGMAGGQAIDLESVGRKLTRPELETMHRKKTGALLRASVRMGALAGALPDADALASLDDYAAAVGLAFQVVDDILDVTADSATLGKTAGKDAQHDKPTYVSIIGLDASRELAAQLGRDAHAAIQPFGARGQRLAELADLVVNRVN, from the coding sequence ATGACCTTCGAACAATGGATGCGCGCGACGCTCGATCGCGTCGAGACGGCACTCGAACACTATCTTCCGGGCACGGACGTCGCGCCCGCGCGCCTGCACGAAGCGATGCGCTATGCCGTGCTGGGCGGCGGCAAGCGCGTGCGGCCGCTCTTGGTCCACGCGGCGGGCGAGCTGACCGGCGCGAGCGCGCAGGCCGTGGAAGCGGCGAGCGCCGCGCTCGAGATGATTCACGTCTATTCGCTGGTGCATGACGACATGCCCGCCATGGACGACGACGCACTGCGCCGGGGTAAGCCCACGGTACACATCCAATATGACGAAGCGACGGCACTGCTCGTCGGCGACGCGCTGCAATCGCAGGCGTTCGTTGCGTTGACGGCCGCGGCCAATGGTCTGAACGATGCCCAGCAAGCCGCGCTCGTGCGCGAACTGGCGCTCGCGAGCGGCTCGCTCGGCATGGCGGGCGGTCAGGCGATCGACCTCGAAAGCGTCGGGCGCAAGCTGACGCGCCCCGAGCTCGAGACGATGCATCGCAAGAAGACGGGCGCGCTGTTGCGCGCGTCGGTGCGTATGGGCGCGCTCGCGGGCGCGCTTCCGGACGCGGACGCACTCGCGTCGCTGGACGATTACGCCGCCGCCGTCGGCCTCGCCTTCCAGGTCGTCGACGACATCCTGGACGTCACCGCCGACTCCGCCACGCTCGGCAAGACCGCCGGCAAGGACGCGCAGCACGACAAACCGACTTACGTGTCGATCATCGGGCTCGATGCATCGCGCGAACTCGCCGCGCAACTCGGTCGCGACGCGCATGCCGCGATCCAGCCGTTCGGCGCACGCGGCCAGCGTCTGGCCGAACTCGCCGATCTGGTCGTGAACCGGGTGAATTGA